The following are encoded in a window of Diorhabda sublineata isolate icDioSubl1.1 chromosome 3, icDioSubl1.1, whole genome shotgun sequence genomic DNA:
- the LOC130441336 gene encoding SPRY domain-containing SOCS box protein 3, whose translation MSSTAGEDVEDMGSADPNPLRNGCDDIWTWDRREKSPEVRLHGPGLRIAHFHPNWSSGTAGVRGTKVLNNGRYFWELHLSRRIFGTSMMFGIGTKKARLHADSFTNLLGKDNQGWGLSHKGLLWHSGRWTHYTKPFRENVPTKIGILFDGIAGTVTYYKDEKCLGIAFRGLNEIKEPLYPVICSTAAKTEMLLDSMKRDFVNLQDRCRAVIIKRVKNKEDLEKLFLPPQVRRYLSEGIPEIAQPFKPVNINKEDTDL comes from the exons ATGTCTTCTACCGCTGGAGAAGACGTCGAAGATATGGGATCAGCGGATCCGAATCCACTTCGTAACGGTTGCGACGACATCTGGACTTGGGATAGAAGAGAAAAAAGCCCCGAA GTGAGACTACATGGACCAGGCCTTCGTATCGCTCATTTTCATCCCAATTGGAGTAGTGGTACGGCTGGAGTGAGAGGCACCAAGGTACTTAACAACGGACGCTATTTCTGGGAATTACATCTGTCGAGAAGAATTTTCGGTACTAGTATGATGTTCGGAATAG GTACAAAAAAGGCACGGCTGCACGCAGATTCATTCACCAATCTTCTAGGAAAAGATAACCAAGGTTGGGGGTTATCCCACAAAGGTCTTCTATGGCATAGCGGTAGATGGACACATTACACCAAGCCTTTCCGAGAGAACGTTCCCACGAAAATAGGTATTCTCTTTGATGGTATAGCAGGCACGGTAACTTattataaagacgaaaaatGCCTCGGTATCGCCTTCAGAGGTCTAAACGAAATAAAAGAACCGCTTTACCCGGTAATTTGTTCAACGGCAGCAAAGACTGAAATGCTTCTAGATTCTATGAAACGGGACTTTGTCAATCTACAAGATCGATGTAGAGCTGTTATAATTAAGCGAGTTAAGAATAAAgaagatttggaaaaattatttttaccacCGCAGGTCAGACGATATCTTTCTGAAGGTATTCCAGAGATTGCGCAACCGTTCAAACCAGTTAATATAAATAAGGAAGATACTgatctttaa
- the LOC130441841 gene encoding ubiquitin-conjugating enzyme E2Q-like protein CG4502 — protein sequence MSRPKEKVTNIFRKIFKSSAKEGEGPSKPSTSGTGSPARRLLRGCRDSVAPADSSQSSPAFTSKTKKDENHAKTVRAKRLMKELRDLQRFQNSKPDPVFTVELVEDNLFEWHVKLYKIDNDSELGNDMHELGVTYILLHLVFPENFPFAPPFMRVISPRIEKGFVMEGGAICMELLTPRGWASAYTVEAVIMQFAASVVKGQGRIQRKNKGQKVFSRRTAEESFRSLVKTHDKYGWVTPSLSDG from the coding sequence ATGAGTCGTCCAAAAGAAAAAGTTACCAACATAtttcgcaaaattttcaaatcatccGCAAAAGAAGGCGAGGGTCCCAGTAAACCTAGTACGTCAGGTACTGGTTCTCCAGCTCGACGTCTCTTACGGGGCTGTCGAGATAGCGTAGCCCCCGCCGATAGCTCACAAAGTAGCCCAGCTTTCACCTCCAAAACCAAAAAAGATGAAAACCACGCCAAGACAGTCCGAGCAAAAAGACTGATGAAAGAATTAAGAGATCTCCAAAGGTTCCAAAATTCCAAACCGGATCCAGTGTTTACCGTTGAATTAGTAGAAGATAACTTGTTTGAGTGGCACGTGAAACTGTACAAAATAGACAATGATAGTGAACTAGGCAACGATATGCATGAGCTGGGAGTAACGTACATCCTTCTTCATCTAGTGTTTCCTGAAAATTTCCCATTTGCTCCGCCATTTATGCGCGTTATCTCACCGAGGATAGAAAAAGGTTTTGTAATGGAAGGAGGAGCTATTTGTATGGAACTCCTAACTCCTAGGGGTTGGGCGAGCGCTTACACAGTAGAAGCTGTTATAATGCAATTTGCAGCTAGTGTGGTTAAAGGACAAGGAcgaatacaaagaaaaaataaaggcCAAAAAGTGTTCAGTAGGCGCACTGCGGAGGAAAGTTTCAGATCTTTGGTTAAAACGCACGACAAGTACGGTTGGGTTACACCGAGTTTATCTGATGGCTGA
- the LOC130441842 gene encoding histone deacetylase complex subunit SAP18: protein MATQTVVVEEKNDAIDRQKVCPFLLRVFVSSNGSHHKPSDYSKGNTPQNELQIYTWKDATLHELTQLVKEVNPEARRKGTKFSFAFVYPDLRQPVYRIREIGNTMTGVKGPDDLKTLGLLRLNIGDYLDIAITAPDTWNSGRKGYSNNYNNRSRPY, encoded by the exons ATGGCTACACAGACAGTAgttgtagaagaaaaaaatgatgcGATTGATAGGCAAAAA GTATGTCCATTTTTACTAAGAGTGTTTGTTTCCTCGAATGGTTCACATCATAAACCTTCAGATTATAGTAAGGGAAATACTCCACAAAATGAACTTCAAATTTATACTTGGAAAGATGCAACTTTACATGAACTTACTCAATTAGTAAAGGAAGTGAATCCGGAAGCTAGAAGGAAGGGTACCAAATTCAGCTTCGCTTTTGTATATCCAGACTTGAGACAACCTGTATATAGAATTCGAGAAATCGGAAATACAATGACGGGAGTAAAAGGACCTGACGATTTGAAAACTTTGGGTTTACTAAGGTTGAACATTGGGGATTACCTAGATATAGCTATAACAGCTCCAGATACTTGGAATTCGGGAAGAAAAGGATACTcgaataattataacaatagGTCAAGGCCATATTAA